The bacterium genome includes a window with the following:
- a CDS encoding response regulator — protein MKILIVDDDFTSRKILLKYLSEYGQCDIAVNGKEAVEAFKVAFEENEVYDFICLDIMMPEMNGQEVLKEIRQLEKQKEIYGLDGVKVIMTSALDDSDNIKMAFREQCEGYLVKPIDKQKLIQKMESLGLIKTSR, from the coding sequence ATGAAAATATTAATTGTAGATGATGATTTTACAAGCAGGAAAATACTTTTGAAATATCTTTCAGAATACGGACAGTGTGATATTGCAGTCAATGGTAAAGAAGCTGTTGAAGCTTTTAAAGTGGCATTTGAGGAAAATGAAGTTTATGATTTTATTTGCCTTGATATTATGATGCCGGAAATGAACGGACAAGAGGTTCTTAAAGAAATCAGACAACTTGAAAAACAAAAAGAAATATATGGTCTTGATGGAGTTAAAGTCATTATGACATCAGCTCTTGATGATTCTGATAATATCAAAATGGCTTTTAGAGAGCAATGCGAGGGTTATCTTGTTAAACCTATCGATAAGCAAAAATTAATTCAAAAAATGGAGAGTTTGGGTCTTATTAAAACTTCAAGATAA